tcctgctaatcctctgttgctaatacttttagccatagaccgtgaacaagcatgcaggtcagatgtttctgacaaaaatctgacaagattacctgcatgcttgtttcaggtgtgtgattcggacactactgaccagaaagatcagcaggacagccaggcaacgggtattgtttaaaaggaaataaatatggcagcctccatatgtctcatcTCTTCTCAAGAAAGTTTTCTGTTCATttggagtgaagacaggtcttacAGACCCCCTAGACTGCTGTTGACTTTTGCTGGATAATAGGGAGTCCACACTACAAAGGAGTATGGCTCTCCCTGCTCTGAAATGCCCATTGAGAAACACCTTAAGTTGTTTccatttttgattggccagtcactggCCATGTCTATGCAGTATGAGTGCCAACAGACTTTGAGTACTATGAATAGATGGTGTAGGTAAACgctcatggaagtggtaaaattggccaatcgttGGCCTGTCTGGATGTGTTTACCAGGCTTTCCGATTAAGGAACTGATTGATTTTAAAAGCTGCCTTCTGATGTAGCTCTGACTAAACTCCAAGTTCCAGACTCCAAGTCCCTGGGAGGCCCACATCTCTCCCCCAGTGCGTATGTGAATGTTTCTCCGACAGTACGTATGTGAATGTTTCTCCGACAGTAGAATACATCTCCTTAGCAGAAAACAACTTTTTGATGTGAATTGGCACAAAAGGCCAGCTCACCTGTGGTCCAGGGCTTGCCATGAATCACATCTCAGTTGCTGAAGTAGGAGGTCTTCTGATATTCCAGGTACAGATCACAAAACATTTAAAAGTTAAAAGGACATTAGCAATCCATACTTTTCCCATACAACCCCTGCGTTCCTTTCCTGGGGTAGCAGAGCTCTTTGCAATGACTGTTGTAGAGTGTTTTTCCTTGCGTTGATCAACCAGTGCAATTTATGCAGTTAATATTGATGGGTCAGTTGCTTAGAAGACATTGTTGCTTTTCATATCATGTTCTGAATGTATTCTGTATGTTCAAAGTGTAAGTGAttttcttctactttttttttttttttttcccccagtccAACAAGGTGCCTGTTGTACAACACCCACATCACATGCATCCACTGACACCCCTCATCACCTACAGCAATGATCGCTTCTCACCAGTTACCCCACCTGGACACCTGTCACCTGAAATAGACCCAAAGACCGGTATGTGTGACCTCCTacaagtagcagtagagtattttaccatgttagccatcagtaaaagcaagaagttttgcattaggatgataccatttattggagaACTTAAAAaatataagagtaagctttcagctattgTGCCTTCATCAGACTGAATCCTGTATGCTTACAAGATGTTAAAAAAGAcaactatatacatgcaacatataTAGCGGTCTGTTCTAACATGTTGTAAGCATACAGGATTCAGTTTGATTAAGGCAcagtagccaaaagcttacttttatatttttttaagttagccaataaatggtaatcctgatttaaaacttcttgctcctACAAGTGTGAGTTTGTTTGTACTTTCTGTGATCATATCAGTGAGTGGACATTTCTCTCTGCAGGAATCCCTCGTCCTCCTCATCCATCTGAGCTGTCTCCCTACTACCCTCTGTCTCCTGGAGCTGTAGGACAGATTCCACACCCTCTGGGCTGGCTCGTACCACAGTAAGGACTGCTGATAGAATAAATGTGGACTGTGTAACTTTTTTATATGCCATGTGTGGCTCATATATACACTGTGTGTTTCAGGCAAGGCCAACCCATGTACTCCATTCCTCCTGGTGGATTTAGACATCCGTACCCTGCGCTGGCTATGAATGCCTCCATGTCCAGGTGAGCTGAAAGCAGTCTTCTGCTTGTTAGAAAAAACAGAGACCTGAAGATGACATTTCAGTGACGTCCATCCTGATCCCATTATTAACCGTCTGTTCCTTCTCCTGGCAGTCTGGTTTCCAGCCGATTCTCTCCACATATGGTGCCCTCACCTCACCATGGCCTGCATACCTCAGGGATCCCTCACCCTGCCATAGTATCACCTGTTATCAAGCAGGAGCCGTCCTCGGGAAGCCTCAGCCCCAGCCTCCATTCGTAAGTATTTCCTTTGACAGTGTAGAAGTAcagttgcttaaccacttaatgccATAAGCTAAAGGGTTCTAATGCGAGCGGTTTAGCGGAATAGTTGGACTTTTCTAAACTCCCAATTTGCACTACAGATGCGCATATAGGTTGTTTATAATCGTCCAGTTTGCAGAAAGTGATTAGATCTCAGTTCACCTTCCCATTTTATTTATGCATATATAGCTATGGCTCTGTGTCTGACACAAGAAACCAGGTTTcgtatctcagctcttcctgtttagtaagccagcatctattgagTAAGGAGACCTCCATGCAAGACTCCCTCACTacaactgcctactgagtgcatcttaggggctgcagctctcaccttctgagtccaccaggagaaaagcacaatataaatctgTGTCTTTTCTTCTGTGTGTATCATTTTCCATGGCTCTGTACTGAATACAGTAGACACAGAACAttaatatcgcgcttttctcctggcggacttaaagcaccagagctgcagcgattAGGGctagctttataggcagtagcagtgttagggagactggcccaaggtctcctactgaataggtgctggctcactgaacaagcagagccgagattcaaacccaggtctcctgtgccagaggcagagcccttaaccattacgctaGCCAGCCACAGTATGACTATTGTGGCACCATAAATACTTGCTTAATGTTTGAGATCATCCAGCAATTCGACTATATTTtacctactttttcaattgcagagtgctgaaacgttattttaaacaagGATGGtagaatatctcctaggagaaaatgtgaattgaataagggtcaatGAGTCTTTTATGTGGTGCAGATGTGGATATGTGTCTGTGTCCAGCACCTCGggaaagatgctggcgctatataaatccgtaATAATATGAGAGACTTAATTAATTACATGTTACATATTAGTTTGGTTGTAAAACAGATTTACATCAAAATCAACTAGGAATAaaaacacatgtacacacacgtatacacatgcgtacacacacacacacacacacgtacacacgtacacgtacacacgtacacgtacacacacacacacacacgtacacacgtacacgtacacacacacgtacacacacacgtacacgcacacgtacacgcacacacacacacacacacacacacacacacacacgtatacacacacacacgtatacacacacacccacacacacacacacacacacacacacacgtatacacatgcgtacacacacacacacacacacacacacacacgtatacacatgcGTATACacatgcgtacacacacacacacacatgcgtacacacacacacacgtatacacgtaTGTTGAGAGGGCAGAAATGGACTTGATGTGGAGGAGTTCCAAAGGAGTGAAACTTACAAGAAGTCCTGGAGTGCCAGTGACAAATGTAGAATATGGGATGGTTTCATATGCTGGGAAGGTATCTGGGAGTTAGTGAGGAAATGCATGGAGGGGGACAACGTATGAAGAACTTTGTATTTGAGAGGAGATTAAATTGGATTCTTGGGGGTACTGTGTATAGTTAAATATACACCTAAAAATGGCTGCCTGGTCTATAAACTGAGGGAGGTTTTCACTCCCACACCCATTGTTGTCCTGATACGCTGTCTCCAACCTATGAGTGTTCTCCTACCTGTCCATTCCCGTTAGTATGACTTTCAAGATAGTCCtaccttggttttttttttttggtttttttttttctcgtacaaactaggctttcttttggtggttctTTTTgttgagaattattttatttcctatgcattttaaaaggtataaaaatggaaaaaaaagcattatttctcagtttgaaataaaaaaaaaaaaatatatatatatatatatctctctctctctctctctctctctctctctctctctctctctctatctatctatctatctatctatctatctctctctctctctctctctctctctctctctctctctctctctctctctctctctctctctctctctctctctctctctctctctctctctctctctctctctctctctctctctctctctctctctctctctctctctctctctctctatatatctatatatatctctatatgtatatatctatatatatatatatatctatatatatctatatatatctatatatatatatatatatatatatatatatatatatatatatatatatatatatatatatatatctctatatatatatatatctctctatatatatatatatatatatatatatatatatatatatatatctagtcTGGAAATAAAAAGTGGTAACATTAAtaatgcacttttctcctggttgaCTCAAAATGCTGGAGCTACAGCCTCTAGGCGCTTAGTAGGCCAtagaagtgttagggagtctagcccaaggaccctTTACTGAGTAAgtacaggcttactgaacaggaagagccaagattcgaaccatgaactcctgtgtcagaggcagagcctttaaccataaCGCTATCCAGCCACAAAAACCCTGTGCAATACACCGAAGCCTAGATGGCCGTTCAGAGCTTTCTTggttgagaatctagtgtgtacagGTGTTCCCTGCACTGACAAGCAAGTGCATTGTTCTTGCACCTACACCACAAGCCAGAAGCTGCTCCATCGTGCTCCACCCCTTCATCCTCCTTTACCTCCATATTACCAGTACACACTGCTTGGCTATACCAATATAACATGTCTGTATTGTTCAGGGTGTCACCCTAATGGTCCAGCTAGAGCATCCTTATGGGTTACACACTAATTGAAGGTGTGTGCACCATTCATCCAGCAAATGTACAGAATTGAAATATTGCTTCTGGATAGAACTAACCTGTAAATCTTTTATATTTACCTGCAGGAAGCCACCTATTTCTattaagaaggaagaggagaagaagccACACATTAAAAAGCCTCTGAATGCCTTCATGTTGTATATGAAAGAGATGAGAGCCAAGGTAGTTGCAGAATGCACCCTGAAAGAGAGTGCTGCCATCAACCAGATCCTCGGCCGTCGGGTGAGTGTCATTCATTTCACTAACCTCTGAGCTTGCATTCTGAGGAATACGAGCTGATTGGGAATCAGGCGCCCATTTAAATAATGGCTACTGGGGTGGAATTTTGGGTATCAGGGCTGCCCGCAATGCAGAATACAGGTACAAATAGTGGGTGTTTGCATTCGTAGCTGTACTTTCCATTGCGGGCGGCCCCAGCACCCAAATTCCCCCCCATAGCCATTATTTCAATGGTACCGAAAAtgtcgggtgtgtgtgtgtgtgtgtgtgtgtggggggggggggggttagagcagCAGAGGTGGTAAAGTTTAGGAAGGGGaaatctgggggagggggggttaacctccctggcggttaattttttttgccacttaagcaaaaatccttttttttttttaattttttgtttcatgtaaagccaccagagtggtagctacatgaaacaccactagagggcgcatgtgtccctctagtgcgatcgtcgccggcatcaatagcaaacaggggaacgcgtatatgacGCGCTcctctgtttggcttctcctgtcgccatggcgtcctgacgtcagacgcctccgatccagctccATAGCGCTgctcggaactcattgatccgggcagcgcagggctctggcgggggggggcctccgtgcgggcggcgatcgagctgtacgcgcggctagcaaagtgctagctgcgcgtacagcattttaagctgagcaaatcgccccaccaggggctgagatatcttcctgcgtggcatagcccgagctcagctcgggcttaccgccaggaaggttaatgttaggaatCGGTAGGAGGGTTCAGTGGAAGAAAAGGGTaatgtttagctgtagtaaatatCTGTATGTATTACGGATATTTTACTACCATTATTAGCACCGTaagagtagaatatctgtaaatgtattgatattctactattggcttttCTGTGCGCCCTTTTCTCTTGTCGGTGGTAATTGATGGTTTGATTGTTGTTCTCCACAGTGGCACTCTTTATCCCGAGAAGAACAAGCCAAGTACTACGAGCTGGCAAGGAAAGAGCGGCAACTTCACTCTCAGCTCTACCCAACATGGTCTGCAAGAGACAACTATGTAAGTGTACTAAAGCATGCATCCTCCTGAGCACAGGAGCGGCACACACTATAGTCACATACTTGTGCTATAAAGTgtgcccgaggtgacatgatgagataaacatgtgtatgtacagtgcaaaacataaatAACCAGGCTATATTACTTGTTGTATTCTTGTATACAGATTCTTGCTTTCACAATAACCCTTTCACACATTTCTGCAGAGAACTGTGATACATTACAAAACACACAATTTGCTTTCcgacctttatttggtcagcaggtgccagtcagccaatcaggtgtactgtcatacaccctttgcctgctgcaccaaatctagcaggaattgcataaattaggtagcattcaggtgggaggctcgaTTGGACGTAATCGtacattacatcttttacagtgatgccccgtgtaggcacatctcccacacggcccccctccctaaccactcacctgtcaaccgtatcctggaagctgcaaaaaattaaAATCGCAAACAATGGTTAACACGACAGCCGGGGGgcccagtctctctctctctctctctctctctctctctctctctctctctctctctctctctctctctctctctctctctctctctctctctctctctctctctctctcatggatCCGCTCCTGGCATCTGAGTCACGTGCCAGAGACTATTTGCACTGTTCCGATGTATACATCGGTACAGTACAGATATGTGGACTGCTCATACTGGATAGAACCAAAAGTCCcttggccttcacaaaggactagaagacctgatctgcacatggagggaaactgtttttttagccatttatttaggaaagtgaTGTGGAATGTGTTACCACAAGTAGTAGTTATGGCAGattctatatctgcgtttaaggggggcttagatgcctttcaagcattgaaagacatccatggctctaAATACTATAATTCCCAGCAGTGTTAATTCATTTCTTTTACCCCTTTTAGgggtaattggaccatgccttgtaagggtttttgatCTCCCTCTGGTTCAactgagggtgcaggctagtgatgtaccatattttctggttgaattctatggacgtatgttttttttttgtttgttttttttgtttttttaccccaaataactatgcaagtATGACCTAACAGAAGGACTTGAGCCAGACAGATATTTCAGCTGCTGTTTCTATGGTTTAGGCGAAtggtgcagggccggttcaagtaacaattgggccctatggcaaaattagcctgggggccccccaacagacacccgtcGACCAAAAAgcttcattagaggccctttgttgcagccaaattttccccctgggcccaagagctggctgctgaccctccctcaatcacctcccaacttaacagactctgcagagtccctggggagcaacagttaagatcggGAGGGacacctacaggctctggggcaattgcctattttttcctatggtagctccggccctggaatGGTGGCTATCTCCTACCATCTATGCTCGGAAGTTCACTTGCCTCCCCTCCCCgagatccagtgctgcaattcttcCTGTTCTCAGTGTGGCGCTCTACCCCTGTGGTGAGATTGCTGTTTGTCGTCATGTGACAAATGGCAATCTCAcctgagtgatcaagagcccctaAGGACCAGAAGAAGACTGGCTGCCAGTGCCTGGATCCTGAGGAGTAAGTTACAAACGCCCGCTGAGCTTCAGGCTTTGCATACATCTCCCGGAAGCCTACCCTGAGCCAGGTTTGGGTTTACCGATAACAGCATGGTTTTTTGCTTCAAGTCTGGGTTggggttactgccaaggaggCTAATTGGTCCAGAGCAATGATGGCCGCATGTTGGTGAGTGAATCCTGCTGCACTAACTGCAACTCATTGTGTTTCTAATGTGTGAACTGTCTTACCTGCCAAAGGAACTTCACACCTTTCCAATTAGTCCTATGATTCatactgccctccagtatagcaaAGTAAATCACCTCCCTATTCTTTACTGCAGTTGAGCAACAGAGCTTTACAACAACCTTTCTGCTGACAGAACAATGGAGCATCAGTCCTACTGCTTAGGTCATCAGTCTGCTGTCGTCTACTTAGGGCCTGGGCACACTGATTTCAGCATATTGGTGTGCGATGTGCACGGACATCTGTGTATAGACAGCACTCTCTAATGGACACATCTATGTATTGCATGGTAGGGCATTTTGTCAATGCACTGCTGCATTCAGTATAGCTGAATGGGCCTCAGCGTTGCAATAGAGCAACGCAGGtgccattaattttttttttttttttttttttgtaaaatgtagGCAGCTTAATAAGAAAGCTCCAGAACTGAACTCACAGCCTCCTGTATCAAAGTTAGTTAATTTAGAACATGTATGTCTACCTCTAGAAGAGAGAATTACATGTGCTTTAATAACTGGGTTGTAATTACCAGTATCTCTCTTACCTCTGGAGATCTCTCTGGAGGTAAGCTTACATGTGCTG
This DNA window, taken from Hyperolius riggenbachi isolate aHypRig1 chromosome 3, aHypRig1.pri, whole genome shotgun sequence, encodes the following:
- the TCF7L1 gene encoding transcription factor 7-like 1 isoform X4 yields the protein MIPDLGGHYLPNGALSPSARTYLQMKWPLLDAPSTAGLKDARSPSPAHLSNKVPVVQHPHHMHPLTPLITYSNDRFSPVTPPGHLSPEIDPKTGIPRPPHPSELSPYYPLSPGAVGQIPHPLGWLVPQQGQPMYSIPPGGFRHPYPALAMNASMSSLVSSRFSPHMVPSPHHGLHTSGIPHPAIVSPVIKQEPSSGSLSPSLHSKPPISIKKEEEKKPHIKKPLNAFMLYMKEMRAKVVAECTLKESAAINQILGRRWHSLSREEQAKYYELARKERQLHSQLYPTWSARDNYGKRKKRKREKQQQTSDLEASKAKKICVPHLPAEKSCDSPASSHGSMLDSPATPSAALASPAAPAATHSEQAQPLSLTTKPEARAQLSLSHSAAFLASKPPPSSLSGHLPSSVSSPLLSRPIPFTSSLLSPPGVFPSALQALPLLQAQPLSLVTKSSD
- the TCF7L1 gene encoding transcription factor 7-like 1 isoform X3, translated to MPQLNSGGGDELGANDELIRFKDEGEQEEKSPGEGSAEADLADVKSSLVNESENHSSDSDSEVERRPPPRESFEKPRDYLSEALRRQQDAAFFKSPPYAGYPFLMIPDLGGHYLPNGALSPSARTYLQMKWPLLDAPSTAGLKDARSPSPAHLSNKVPVVQHPHHMHPLTPLITYSNDRFSPVTPPGHLSPEIDPKTGIPRPPHPSELSPYYPLSPGAVGQIPHPLGWLVPQQGQPMYSIPPGGFRHPYPALAMNASMSSLVSSRFSPHMVPSPHHGLHTSGIPHPAIVSPVIKQEPSSGSLSPSLHSKPPISIKKEEEKKPHIKKPLNAFMLYMKEMRAKVVAECTLKESAAINQILGRRWHSLSREEQAKYYELARKERQLHSQLYPTWSARDNYVVGGNRSTRKKPTKTRGERTNSIQIVPLVGMDPRTPEQGKEKETEAREAAADIRFRSF
- the TCF7L1 gene encoding transcription factor 7-like 1 isoform X2, with translation MNLQGIKRKKSARPSSHCTEGNWPMEQYLQMKWPLLDAPSTAGLKDARSPSPAHLSNKVPVVQHPHHMHPLTPLITYSNDRFSPVTPPGHLSPEIDPKTGIPRPPHPSELSPYYPLSPGAVGQIPHPLGWLVPQQGQPMYSIPPGGFRHPYPALAMNASMSSLVSSRFSPHMVPSPHHGLHTSGIPHPAIVSPVIKQEPSSGSLSPSLHSKPPISIKKEEEKKPHIKKPLNAFMLYMKEMRAKVVAECTLKESAAINQILGRRWHSLSREEQAKYYELARKERQLHSQLYPTWSARDNYGKRKKRKREKQQQTSDLEASKAKKICVPHLPAEKSCDSPASSHGSMLDSPATPSAALASPAAPAATHSEQAQPLSLTTKPEARAQLSLSHSAAFLASKPPPSSLSGHLPSSVSSPLLSRPIPFTSSLLSPPGVFPSALQALPLLQAQPLSLVTKSSD